In Streptomyces capitiformicae, one genomic interval encodes:
- a CDS encoding aldehyde dehydrogenase family protein: protein MNGTDIMGIEETLDVVNPTTGQLITTVPAASEQDVVLAAEQAHKVFESGVWAGRSPRERAAVLLRLADLMERHAGFLARLDCEDAGKPITECRTGDVPGAIESIRWFAEAADKVFGRVAPTGHESLGLVSREPVGVAAAILPWNYPLAMAAWKVGPALAAGNSLLLKPAEATPRSTLHLAALAAEVGLPDGVLTVLPGRGSVTGRALARNPLVRALSFTGSTATGRRILADAAETNFKRVSLEMGGKSPQILMADALEYGDELIDNMIEAAFLTMGQNCTAGSRVLVHHSIAEEVLDRFTAAAKSLTIGDPADVRTQVGPLINRAAFDRVAAAVDAARSAGAHVHTSGLPHGLPARGAYYPPTVISRAPAGSDVLTKELFGPVVTVQTFTTEGEAVHLANATEYGLAASVWTRDLDAALRLARGIEAGVVSVNAYSEGDITTPFGGWKQSGFGGAEKSTDAFAQWTREKTVWIRTR from the coding sequence ATGAACGGGACGGACATCATGGGCATCGAGGAGACGCTCGACGTCGTCAATCCCACCACAGGTCAGCTGATCACGACCGTACCGGCGGCGAGCGAGCAGGACGTCGTGCTGGCGGCCGAGCAGGCGCACAAGGTCTTCGAGAGCGGCGTCTGGGCCGGCCGGTCCCCGCGGGAGCGAGCCGCTGTCCTGCTGCGCCTGGCCGACCTCATGGAGCGCCACGCCGGGTTCCTGGCCCGGCTGGACTGCGAGGACGCGGGCAAGCCGATCACGGAGTGCCGTACGGGCGACGTGCCCGGGGCGATCGAGTCGATCCGCTGGTTCGCGGAGGCGGCCGACAAGGTCTTCGGCCGCGTCGCCCCCACCGGTCACGAGAGCCTGGGCCTGGTGAGCCGGGAACCGGTCGGGGTGGCCGCCGCGATCCTGCCCTGGAACTACCCGCTGGCCATGGCCGCCTGGAAGGTCGGCCCCGCGCTCGCCGCGGGCAACTCCCTGCTGCTCAAGCCCGCCGAGGCCACCCCGCGCTCCACCCTGCACCTTGCCGCTCTGGCGGCCGAGGTGGGCCTACCGGACGGTGTGCTCACGGTGCTGCCCGGCCGCGGCTCCGTCACCGGCAGGGCGCTCGCCCGCAACCCGCTCGTGCGCGCACTGTCGTTCACCGGGTCCACCGCCACCGGACGCCGCATCCTGGCCGACGCGGCGGAGACCAACTTCAAGCGGGTCTCCTTGGAGATGGGCGGCAAAAGCCCCCAGATCCTGATGGCGGACGCGCTCGAGTACGGCGACGAACTGATCGACAACATGATCGAGGCCGCGTTCTTGACCATGGGGCAGAACTGCACCGCCGGCTCCCGCGTCCTGGTCCACCACAGCATCGCCGAGGAAGTGCTGGACCGGTTCACCGCCGCCGCGAAGAGCCTCACCATCGGCGACCCCGCCGACGTACGCACCCAGGTGGGGCCGCTCATCAACCGTGCCGCCTTCGACCGGGTCGCGGCGGCGGTGGACGCGGCCCGCTCCGCAGGGGCTCACGTCCACACCAGCGGGCTGCCGCACGGGCTGCCGGCGCGCGGTGCCTACTACCCGCCGACCGTGATCAGCCGGGCCCCGGCGGGCAGCGACGTGCTCACCAAGGAACTGTTCGGCCCTGTTGTCACCGTCCAGACCTTCACCACGGAGGGCGAGGCGGTGCACTTGGCGAACGCCACCGAATACGGGCTCGCCGCCTCGGTGTGGACCCGTGACCTCGACGCCGCGCTCCGGCTCGCGCGGGGCATCGAAGCCGGTGTGGTTTCCGTCAACGCGTACAGCGAAGGCGACATCACCACGCCCTTCGGCGGGTGGAAGCAGTCGGGGTTCGGTGGCGCGGAGAAGTCCACCGACGCCTTCGCGCAGTGGACCAGAGAGAAGACCGTCTGGATCCGCACGCGTTGA
- a CDS encoding SDR family NAD(P)-dependent oxidoreductase: MTYDFRDKVILVTGGAGGIGSALCHRFAAGGARLVVVDIDEARAKRTAADLPGSGHAGLGCDLLDHAAVERMLDIVAATHGRIDVLVNNVGMTSAERFDVRSVESIEREIDLNLVSPLVTTRIAVPLLRASGDPRVITTVSLGGIFPLGETPIYTAAKFGLRGAMLAIGLDLRGKGIQAGSVLPSATDTRMLRQEAVDGGNSMQFQDAPQQPSDVVRAVVSLLDKPRLESYVRSGESRLVRFAMLAPNLLPRLFPLFRKRGERGMARYLEDLRRRGLARQVGGRWELMEEA; encoded by the coding sequence ATGACGTACGACTTCCGTGACAAGGTCATCCTGGTGACAGGCGGCGCCGGAGGCATCGGCAGCGCCCTGTGCCACCGCTTCGCCGCAGGCGGTGCCCGCCTCGTCGTGGTCGACATCGACGAGGCGCGGGCCAAGCGGACCGCCGCCGATCTGCCGGGGAGCGGGCATGCCGGGCTGGGCTGCGACCTGCTGGACCACGCCGCGGTGGAGCGGATGCTCGACATCGTCGCGGCCACCCACGGCCGTATAGACGTCCTGGTGAACAACGTGGGTATGACCAGCGCCGAACGGTTCGACGTGCGCAGCGTCGAGAGCATCGAGCGGGAGATCGACCTCAACCTGGTCTCCCCATTGGTCACCACCCGGATCGCCGTCCCGCTGCTGCGGGCCTCCGGCGACCCCCGGGTCATCACGACCGTGTCCCTCGGCGGGATCTTCCCGCTGGGCGAGACCCCCATCTACACCGCCGCGAAGTTCGGGCTGCGTGGCGCGATGCTCGCCATCGGGCTGGACCTGCGAGGCAAGGGCATCCAGGCGGGTTCGGTGCTGCCGTCGGCGACCGACACGCGGATGCTCCGTCAGGAGGCCGTCGACGGCGGGAACTCCATGCAGTTCCAGGACGCACCGCAGCAGCCGTCCGATGTCGTCAGGGCGGTCGTGAGCCTGCTGGACAAGCCCCGCCTGGAGTCCTACGTCCGGTCCGGCGAGTCCCGGCTGGTGCGGTTCGCGATGCTGGCGCCGAACCTGCTGCCCAGGCTCTTCCCGCTGTTCCGCAAGCGGGGTGAGCGGGGCATGGCCCGCTATCTGGAGGACCTGCGCCGCAGAGGGCTGGCCCGCCAGGTCGGCGGCCGGTGGGAACTGATGGAGGAAGCATGA
- a CDS encoding flavin-containing monooxygenase — MSEYQYDTCVIGAGPAGLAVARALAERDLPYTHIERHTGPGGLWDIDNPGSPMYESAHFISSKSLSGFGGYPMPDHFADYPPHRQILSYLTSFAEAYGLRDRIEFGTEVRSVDKNPDGTWTVTRADGRAGTHRQVVVCTGAQWHPNVPDLPGDFTGEIRHTVTYRSSAELRGKRVLVVGAGNSGLDIACDAARSADYAAISMRRGYWFIPKHLFGRPVDTIAAGGPHLPMWLQQKLFGGLLRLINGDPRRLGLQKPDHELFETHPAINSLLIHHLQHGDITARPGIARTEGRTVHFTDGTSDDFDLILLATGYVHKVPVAQKYFGDEQHPDLYLSSFSREHEGLFGVGFVETNSGAYQLFDNQAQLIASYIRDARAGLPTAERFARMIRSDRPDLSGGLKFVDSPRHTGYVHSDAFVKYLGKVAEGMGWRTAGLPPRATSVRQEAVAS, encoded by the coding sequence GCCGGGCGGGCTGTGGGACATCGACAACCCCGGCAGCCCTATGTACGAGTCGGCCCACTTCATCTCCAGCAAGTCGCTCTCCGGCTTCGGCGGCTATCCGATGCCGGACCACTTCGCCGACTACCCGCCGCACCGGCAGATCCTGTCCTACCTGACGTCCTTCGCCGAGGCATACGGACTCAGGGACCGGATCGAGTTCGGCACCGAGGTCCGCAGCGTGGACAAGAATCCGGACGGCACCTGGACGGTCACCCGGGCCGACGGCCGGGCCGGCACACACCGGCAGGTCGTCGTGTGCACGGGCGCGCAGTGGCACCCCAACGTCCCCGACCTGCCCGGCGACTTCACCGGAGAGATCCGCCACACGGTCACCTACCGCAGCAGCGCTGAACTGCGGGGCAAGCGGGTGCTGGTGGTGGGTGCGGGGAACTCCGGGCTGGACATCGCCTGCGACGCGGCGCGGTCCGCCGATTACGCGGCGATCAGCATGCGACGTGGTTACTGGTTCATCCCCAAGCACCTGTTCGGCCGGCCGGTGGACACCATCGCCGCGGGCGGCCCCCACCTGCCGATGTGGCTGCAGCAGAAGCTGTTCGGCGGCCTGCTGCGACTGATCAACGGCGACCCGCGCAGGCTCGGTCTGCAAAAGCCCGACCACGAGCTGTTCGAGACCCACCCGGCCATCAACTCGCTGCTGATCCACCACCTCCAGCACGGGGACATCACGGCCAGGCCCGGCATCGCACGCACCGAGGGCCGGACGGTGCACTTCACCGACGGCACCAGCGACGACTTCGACCTGATCCTGCTGGCCACGGGATACGTCCACAAAGTCCCCGTGGCGCAGAAGTACTTCGGCGACGAGCAGCACCCCGACCTCTATCTGTCCTCCTTCTCCCGCGAGCACGAGGGCCTGTTCGGGGTCGGCTTCGTGGAGACCAACTCCGGGGCCTACCAGCTCTTCGACAACCAGGCCCAGTTGATCGCGTCCTACATCCGGGACGCGCGGGCCGGGCTGCCGACCGCCGAGCGGTTCGCCCGCATGATCCGCAGTGACCGGCCGGACCTGTCCGGCGGACTGAAATTCGTCGACTCGCCGCGCCACACCGGCTACGTCCACAGCGACGCCTTCGTGAAGTACCTCGGCAAGGTCGCCGAGGGGATGGGCTGGCGTACCGCGGGCCTGCCGCCTCGGGCAACGTCCGTACGACAGGAAGCGGTGGCGTCATGA